Proteins from a genomic interval of Neisseria arctica:
- the cydD gene encoding thiol reductant ABC exporter subunit CydD has translation MRPARPSALDSLVSPYRRRFWSALLPALLSVGLLVVQSALLADLFAAWLDSTANGETLQIARLYELLPWIIGCLLLRPFLSLVKERILQNLSLEIRHNLRQRLLAVLAKLGPERSRFGSDGALSMQVLEQTDALDGYISRFYVQRTIAVATPLVIAAAVLAHSKLAAVLMLVTAPLVPLFMVLVGSAAADKSRRQLDTLAQLGGRFLDLARGMATLKRLGAVPQAQAQVSASAKAYQERTMGVLALAFLSGAVLELFASLAIALVALYLGLGLIGVLPWAQGEVPVPYQSALFILLLAPEFYAPLRQLGNDYHAKAQASVAAEALQPLLDAVEPEFKPSENKSLPIAPLLLNGSPALKLEKLRIYGKDNRIRLDETDMAVEAGVRIGIGGRSGVGKSSLLQTLLGFGDYEGRILINGEDIAAYDKSSLQRYTAYLAQSATLLPGSIADNLKLADADADYTKMRQVLEAVDLWHLVERLPQGLDTVLGERGKGLSGGQQQRLSLAQMLLRDAPLWLLDEPAAHLDEETAASLYQVLERISRGKTVLLVSHDLAAVPWLDTVVVLEGGSRGR, from the coding sequence ATGCGCCCAGCACGTCCTTCTGCCCTTGATTCCCTTGTCAGCCCTTACCGTCGCCGCTTTTGGTCGGCACTGTTACCGGCTTTGTTATCAGTGGGGCTGTTGGTAGTACAAAGCGCCTTATTGGCGGATTTGTTTGCTGCTTGGCTAGACAGTACCGCAAACGGGGAGACTCTGCAAATTGCCCGGCTGTATGAATTGTTACCGTGGATTATCGGCTGCTTGTTGTTGCGGCCTTTTTTATCGCTTGTAAAAGAGCGGATTTTGCAAAACCTGAGTTTGGAAATCCGCCATAACTTGCGCCAAAGGTTGCTGGCCGTATTGGCGAAGTTGGGGCCGGAGCGTAGCCGTTTCGGGAGCGACGGGGCGTTGAGTATGCAGGTTTTGGAGCAGACGGATGCTTTAGACGGCTACATCAGCCGCTTTTATGTGCAACGTACGATAGCGGTGGCGACACCTTTGGTGATTGCGGCGGCAGTATTGGCACACAGTAAATTAGCTGCCGTATTGATGCTGGTTACCGCACCGTTGGTACCTTTGTTTATGGTTTTGGTAGGCAGTGCAGCTGCTGATAAAAGCCGTCGCCAGCTCGATACTTTGGCGCAGCTGGGCGGGCGTTTTCTCGATTTGGCGCGCGGTATGGCCACGCTGAAAAGGCTTGGGGCGGTACCGCAGGCGCAGGCTCAGGTTTCGGCTTCGGCCAAAGCGTATCAAGAACGCACGATGGGTGTGTTGGCTTTGGCTTTTCTTTCGGGGGCGGTATTGGAGCTGTTCGCTTCTCTGGCGATTGCTCTGGTTGCGTTGTATTTGGGTTTGGGGTTGATAGGGGTATTGCCATGGGCACAGGGTGAAGTTCCCGTACCCTATCAAAGCGCGTTGTTTATTTTATTGCTGGCGCCGGAGTTTTATGCGCCGTTGCGGCAGCTGGGTAACGACTACCATGCGAAAGCACAAGCTTCGGTAGCTGCAGAGGCGTTGCAGCCGTTATTGGATGCAGTAGAACCCGAGTTTAAGCCGTCTGAAAACAAAAGCTTGCCTATTGCGCCGTTGCTTTTGAATGGCTCACCGGCGTTGAAGTTGGAAAAACTGAGGATATACGGCAAAGACAACCGCATCCGCTTGGATGAAACCGATATGGCGGTAGAGGCAGGAGTGCGTATCGGAATCGGCGGTAGGAGCGGTGTCGGGAAATCCAGCTTATTACAGACTTTGCTCGGTTTTGGTGATTACGAAGGACGTATTTTGATTAACGGTGAAGACATTGCGGCTTACGACAAAAGCAGTTTGCAACGGTATACCGCTTACCTTGCCCAAAGTGCTACGTTGCTGCCGGGCAGTATTGCCGATAATTTGAAACTCGCCGATGCCGACGCCGATTATACAAAAATGCGGCAGGTATTGGAGGCGGTGGATTTATGGCATTTGGTAGAGCGTTTGCCGCAAGGTTTGGATACTGTGTTGGGGGAACGCGGAAAAGGCCTTTCGGGCGGGCAGCAGCAAAGGCTTTCACTGGCGCAGATGCTGTTGCGTGATGCCCCCTTATGGCTGCTTGACGAGCCGGCCGCCCATTTGGACGAAGAAACCGCTGCCTCACTCTATCAGGTTTTGGAGCGAATAAGCCGCGGCAAAACGGTTTTGTTGGTCAGTCATGATTTGGCGGCGGTTCCTTGGTTGGATACGGTAGTTGTATTAGAAGGAGGCAGCCGTGGCAGATAA
- a CDS encoding S-(hydroxymethyl)glutathione dehydrogenase/class III alcohol dehydrogenase: MEFIKTRAAVAWGPNQPLTIEELDLMPPQAHEVLVRIVATGVCHTDAYTLSGQDSEGVFPCVLGHEGAGIVEAVGEGVTDFQVGDHVIPLYTAECGKCKFCTSGKTNLCSAVRATQGKGLMPDGTVRFFKNGQPIYHYMGCSTFSEYTVVSDVSLAKIQKEAPLEEVCLLGCGVTTGMGAVMNTAKVKRGETVAIFGLGGIGLAAVIGARMSGAARIIGIDTNPSKFPLAEKLGATECINPNDFDRPIQEVIIEMTDGGVDFSFECIGNVDVMRAALECCHKGWGESIIIGVAPAGAEIRTRPFQLVTGRVWRGSAFGGVKGRSELPGIISQYMRGDFALSDFITHTMPLEDINRAFDLMHEGKSIRTVIHY; the protein is encoded by the coding sequence ATGGAATTCATTAAAACACGCGCCGCCGTTGCTTGGGGCCCCAACCAACCGCTTACAATTGAGGAACTTGATTTAATGCCGCCGCAAGCACATGAGGTGCTGGTTCGGATTGTAGCCACAGGTGTTTGCCATACCGATGCCTATACGCTCAGCGGCCAAGACAGCGAAGGCGTTTTCCCCTGCGTGTTGGGGCATGAAGGTGCGGGTATAGTGGAAGCAGTAGGCGAGGGTGTTACCGATTTTCAAGTGGGCGATCATGTCATCCCGCTCTATACCGCCGAATGCGGCAAATGCAAATTCTGTACATCGGGCAAAACCAATTTATGTTCGGCCGTGCGCGCCACTCAAGGCAAAGGGCTGATGCCCGACGGCACGGTACGCTTTTTTAAAAACGGCCAGCCGATTTACCATTACATGGGCTGTTCTACTTTTTCCGAATACACCGTAGTTTCAGATGTTTCGCTGGCGAAAATCCAAAAAGAAGCCCCGCTGGAAGAGGTTTGCCTGTTGGGTTGCGGTGTGACTACGGGCATGGGCGCAGTGATGAATACTGCAAAAGTAAAACGCGGCGAAACCGTTGCTATCTTTGGCTTGGGCGGGATCGGACTGGCTGCCGTTATCGGTGCGCGGATGAGCGGTGCTGCCCGCATTATCGGTATCGACACCAATCCTTCCAAATTCCCTTTGGCAGAAAAATTAGGGGCTACTGAGTGTATCAACCCCAATGATTTTGACCGGCCAATCCAAGAAGTAATCATTGAAATGACTGACGGCGGCGTTGATTTTTCGTTTGAATGTATCGGCAACGTGGACGTCATGCGCGCGGCACTTGAGTGCTGTCACAAGGGCTGGGGAGAAAGTATTATCATCGGTGTTGCCCCTGCCGGTGCAGAAATACGCACCCGTCCGTTTCAATTGGTTACCGGTCGCGTATGGCGGGGATCGGCCTTTGGCGGCGTAAAAGGCCGTAGTGAGTTACCCGGCATCATCAGCCAATATATGCGCGGTGATTTTGCCCTTTCCGATTTCATCACCCATACCATGCCGTTGGAAGATATCAACCGTGCATTCGATTTAATGCATGAAGGCAAATCTATCCGCACCGTGATCCACTATTAA